The Deltaproteobacteria bacterium DNA window AGTAAACGAGTGCCGCAATTGATGTCATACCCCACGCCACCTGGAGAAATGACCCCCTCCTGCCAGTCAAAGGCGGCCACCCCGCCGATGGGAAAACCATAGCCCCAGTGAATGTCGGGCATAGCCAATGAATATTTTTGGATTCCCGGAAGGTGCGCTACATTGGCCACCTGCTTCAGACTTTCATCCTCGTGAATTTCCCCCAGAAGACCTTCGTCGGCATAAATCAACCCATCGACCCGCATCTTCCCCGCCCGGGGAATCCGCCAGCGGTAGTTATCGATTTTTTCCAGGTGAATTTTTTCTCGGTCGCTCATGGACACCCCCTTTTTCGTTCAAAGATCAAAGATGACTCTGCCTTCCCATGCTCCATCGTTTTCCCTAATTGCCACCTGATGGTAGGTTACGGCCTTGATTTCTGTTTTGAATTCGTGGCGGGAAGATTCAAAAATCTCTCCATGGGCCACCGCCTTAAGGGAGGTCTGATCCAGATGGGAAAAATGAAACCTTTTAAAAAGGTATCCCTGACTCTCGCATAGGAACAGAAGCTCATTCAGCCAGCGGATTAGGAGCTCTTCCCTTTCAGCTGCCTCAACATGAATGGCACAAGAAAGGGTTTCCTGCACTCGATCCAGGTCAGTTAGCAGGTCAAAAAGAGCATAAGCGGCGTTGGTCATAACCTCTTCATAAGTCCGGCCGAAGATCCGAATGCCCAGGTCGGC harbors:
- a CDS encoding archease codes for the protein MKRYETFDHTADLGIRIFGRTYEEVMTNAAYALFDLLTDLDRVQETLSCAIHVEAAEREELLIRWLNELLFLCESQGYLFKRFHFSHLDQTSLKAVAHGEIFESSRHEFKTEIKAVTYHQVAIRENDGAWEGRVIFDL